In [Chlorobium] sp. 445, the sequence GTGTGAGCGCATTCCCAATGCCTTGCGCAAGATTGATACCGCTTTCATCGGAAAGCTCCGCAATGAAAGTCGGTTGCGACCCCACAACACCACCAGAGACAAAACTCGGATCGTTGAGGTAAAGTGTCATATCAGGACCGCGCGCATCAAGCGGTGCATCAGGGTTCGTGCCAGTAGCCACAAACTCCTCAAAGCTACCTGAGGATGTCGCAAAAAGCTCACGTGGCTCTGTATTCTCTTGCCAAAGATAAACACTGACTTTACCCACTTTGACACTGTCGTAACTAATATCTTTTGGCACCACAAAGTTGATGCGGAAACGTCCATTGCGAACAGGTGTCAGACCACGATAAATCAAAGCATTTTGCACATCATAGAATTCATCAATCGTGCCGCGCCCTTCATGATCAGCCGCAGCTTGACGAGGCGCATCAAATACCAAAACCGAGGCTGTCCCATTGAACGTCGAATTGAGCGCACCTGAAGGCAAGCGTGCTGAACCAGAGAGTGTAACACGCGAAAGGGCATTGAGTGTGAGCAGACCGGAAGTAGGTAGTGCAATGCCATTAAGAGAATCAATTCGTGCAAGTGTGCGTCCTGTTCCTAAACGTAGAGCTGGATCGCCTAAGAGATAAAACTTCTCAGCATCACCTGCATTGAATAAATCCAACTTAAAGCGCAGCAGTGCAATTCCAAGTGGTATGAGTGCTTGATTAGCATCTCGCTCAAAAAGTCGCCTGAAAAGCAAAGGCGGGTAAGCCGAACCACTAGCGATAAAAATTGAACGATTGGTTGGAATGAGCACACTGGCACCAGCTGACGGCAAGACAAACATTTGCTCGGCGCCGCTTTGTCGATTAGGGTCGTCATTTCTGCCAAAATCACATGTGGCGGTGATGCAAAGTGTGGGACGCTCTCTATTGGTCAGTTGTGGCAACGATGTTGCAGGATCAAAAATGCGTTCTGCTGCCCATACGCTGGGATTGCCATGCCCGATGTAATTGATGATTAAAGCCCCACGGTTAAGTTGCGTGATAATCTCTCGTGCAGCACCTGGACGACGCACCCCGCCAGCGGCTGCTTCAGCACGGAAAAACGAGGCGTAGATTTTAACAGGATTAATGTACGGTGCAACACGGCGCATTGCCTCAATTGTGTTCTCACTATCGCGTGCAAATTGATTAAAGTCCGATGGTTTGTTTCCATTTGGACCATCATCAGCAACAAATGCCACACGATTACGCCAGTCACCTTGCTCCGCTGTCGTTTCATATTCAATCGTTTTATCGACAGCAATACGCGCCTCACTGGGCGATTGTACCGTAAAGCGACCGACAGCAAGGTCGGGTAAAAAGTCAAAGCCATCAACTGCAACGAAATAGTCGTCCGTCGTAGCCGCAAAAGAAAGTTCAAATAGGCTTTCTTCTGAGGCATAAACAGGTACTTTGGAATAGCGCCGTCCAGTGATATCTCGATAATCCCAATCGCCGTCGCCAAAAAGCAAGAGATATTTCGGCTTGCGATTCAGAGGGGCAGCGTCGTAGAGCAGTTTGACAAAATCTCGAATTGCAGTGAAATCTTGTTTACCCCCTGAGAACTCATTGTAAATCTGTCCAACTTCAATTGCTATGCTGCGCAAAGCTAGATCGCCTAAGCGCGCACGGTCGCTGCGGTATCGCGCAAGCCGTTCTGCCTCCGCACGAAAATCTTCTCCATAGACGATAATGTATTCAGGAAACGCATTGGGATTATTTGCGTCGGCAAGACTTCGCAAGTTTTGATTTGCAACAGGCTGTGCTGAAGCAGGTCGGCGAAAGATAGTGCGGTCAGAAAAAGCCACATATTCACGATACACGCGTGGCGATTCATTTTGCGTGATGCGAACAGTGGTGCTCGTTGCGTCTCCGGGAATGCGTACCACATTAGCAAGGTCTGTAATATCCCAAACTGTTGGCACTGCCGTAAAGCCCTCGACTCGATAGCGCACCGCTTGCGCTGACGTAAGCCCCACAAGAGAATTGAACTTCAAAAAATCATTTTGCGCAATAAACCGGCGAAAGTAGAAAAGCTCAATCCAATCAGGATAAAGGTTCGAAGTTTCAGATGTTGTGCCAAAGACAATTTCTGTACTCGTTTGCTCACCTTGGATGACTGTACCAGGAAGGCTTTGATCAATTGTAAAAGCAGAACCAAAAATGTACGCATCTAAATTTTGCGTGATGCTTATATCGCGCTCGGCAATGAGCGTACCACTCTCACGTATTGTAAAGGTAGCACTAGCAGTAGTTGCCGCAATGAATTTTGCACGAAATCGAACAGCTTGAGTACGGTCTATCCCCACTGCGCTGAGTTGGTACGTCGTGCGTGTACGACTTGTATTAAGCGGACTATCAAAAAAATTGATACCTGTGTTAGAAAAATTGATGCGATCATTTTCTACAAACGAGAGGGTCTGAAAAACACTGGGCTCAATGGCAGAAGGACTTTCAAACGAGCGATGTGAGACAATGCGCTTGCCATTTTCACCATCAAGTGCCAGAAAGACAAAAGCGGAATTCGACATGCGATTAAGATAGTGCGAGAGCCGATCAGAGAGTGTGTCATACTTGACACCAGAAGCAGCTTTGGCATAGAAAAGCACAAAGTCATTTGCATCGAAGCGTTCATCATCTTCACCCGCCACAAAAATTGCGCATTCTTTCAAATCGGCAGGTCTCGGTGTGCTAAGACGCGTATCTAATTCTTCACCTCCATTTTGGTAAATCTTGATGCGGCGTGGATTCACGCTTGCAACATTGATACCGATGGATTCCAAATAAGCACGATCTAAGCGATAAAGTCCTTCTTCGCGGATTTCAAGTTTGTAAAATCGACCTGACCGCAAAACGCTCTGTGTAGCGCTTGTGGTTTGAGCTATAGACAAAGGCATAGTGGAGTGTGGCGCGCGTGCAACAAATTTCGGTGCAACGCTACGATTGACCACACCTAAAAGAAACTCATCAGGCTGTGCTGCATCGAACGGCAATAGAGGCGGCATTGATGAAGGCGCAAAAGTAACCTTGACAACAATGCGCGTAAATTTGCTAATGCTTTGTGTCTCGGGATTGAAGTGCAGAGGATAAAGCGAAAGGAACGAAACAAACACGCCACGCATCACAGCAGGCGGAGAAATTTCAGCAAGTGCAAAAGAAGATTTGGTAAAATACTTTGGCGAAAGTTTGTAAACGCGCTCCTTTGTACGAGCATTTTCTTCGGGTAGAGGCAAAAGTAAGGTGTTAGGCAGCGTTTCACTCTCTGCTGCAAGAATTTCAATTGTAGGCTTTGAACTTGACGGCACAGCAATTGGCACAGAGCGAAACGGTTGCATCGCTAGACCTATACGATCGTGCCTATGCAAAGCGCCGAAAAAAGACAGGTCAAGAAAGGGCTGGGCATTGATGAGGCGCGTCGAGCCATCATACCACGCTGGCTTGAACTCGAGTGTCAGACCTTGCTCAGAAGATTCAATAAGGCGAATGTCAGAAGCAAAAGAAGGGGAAGACTGCGAAAATGCGCACGGTGCAAAGAGGCAAGCAAATGCTAACAAAAAAAAAGGCGCGCATCGAGCCAAAGTTCTACTCTACAGAGCAAGTTTGAAAGCTAAATATACTTCAATGCTATGCGTAGCATCAAGGGACAAAAAGAGAAGTCTGAAGCGCTAATCTTGCGGAATAGGACGACCCATTGCGGTGTAAATCTCTTCGATTTGCTTCTTATTCTTTTGTGCTTCTGCATGGTTTGGCTCAAGTTCTAAAACGCGTCGATAGGCTTTCAGAGCAGGACGATATTTGATGTTTGGCGGAACAGGCGCAGAGAAGGTCATATAGTTTGCAAATTCCATGTAGGCTTTGATAAGCTCTGCTTTCTTCTCCGTAGCCTTGCCGCTTTCCTCGATGGCTTTGACTTTAGCATAAAGTTCATTGGCTTTTTTATCGGCATTGAGCGCTGCTTGTGTGGTAGAATCAACTTTGAACGCCTTTGGTGCAGGTTGTGCAAGCGCAGTGTGGCACGGCGCAAGATACACACTGCCAAGCATCACGGAAAAAAGCAGAGTAAAGAGAGTGCGATGCGACATAGTGAAAGCAAAGTTTAGTTGTACGAAAATATAAGATAAGTTTTTTTGTGGCTCTGAAAAAATAGGGGCACGCGTTGTGCCCCATTAAAAGAGAGTGAGATAAGCCTGAGGTTATCGTGTATTGCGCACAAAAACGCTCTTTCAAGCGACCTTTTGTTGTTGGCTTATAATTCTTAGAGACGAATGCTTTGATTTGTTGAATACGCTCACGTGCATCATCTGGTGCGAAGTATTCCGAGCTATACTTTGGTTCGCTCATTTTAGCTTGCTCAATGGCTACTGTCTGGCTAATGCGAATCATGCCGTAAGGATCATAGCCTGCTTGTGCTGCAAGGAAGGCGCCATAACGATCGGCTTCGAACTCGTATTTCATCAGGCGCTTGCGCACAGTACGCTCGTAGGATGCTTCAGCAATTTCTTCGAGTTCTTGCTCACTCTCATCCATCTCTTCTTCCATTTCTTCTTGCAGTTCGTCAAAGGCTTGTGCCGCTTTAATTTTTGTCATGCGTTTGGTGAGTTCTTCCATGCCGTGTCGGCGAATGACATGGGCGATTTCATGAGCGATGACCGCTGCAAGTTCAGATTCATCTTGACAGGCATCAATCATGCCTTTGGTCAGAAAGATGTATCCGCCCGGACATGCAAAGCCGTTGATGGTTTCATCTTGTAAGATAAAGACGCTAAAATCCCAATCATAGAATGGGGTTTGCTCTACAATGGCGGCACAAATCATATTGACATACTTGCAAAGGCGAGCATCTTCAATAATGCCAAATTCAGAAGCAAGGCGTGTGGCAATGCTTGCACCAACAGTAAGCTCATTGAGACGAGCATCGTACTGCGGTGTTTCAAGTCCAAGTGAAGAGAATGAGACCGTACTGCGTATCCCTTGCGAGAGCAACTCGCGCTTAAACGCATTAAACTCTCTATCACTGAACTCATTGAAACTCTGGTCTAAAATGATGTCAAGATTTTTATCCGTGAATTTCTTGGAGCGTTTGGCAAAACCTTTGACGGCAGCTGCAACGGCTGCACGTGAGGCTTGCGCTGAGTTCCACTTCGTCAGAATTTTCGTGCTTGGCAACTGCTTTTCTACCAGACAATTTTCAGCAATCCAGCCCTTTGTCTTTTTGTCCGGCAGTTCCACTCTGACCCAGCGATTGCCTTTCTCAAGCAACGTAAGTTCTGTGTTGGCGTTGAGTGTGGCGATAAGTTTGTAGTATGATCCTGCGCCATTGCGCACTTGGCTGTTATCGCGCTTGGTGTAGACCTTTTGCGAAAAAGCAATACTGGAGGAGAGAAAAGCAAGTGCAAAGAGCAAGAAAGAAAACGCAGAGAGATGCATACGCTTATCGATTAGATTAGAGAAAAAAATTCTACGGCAGAACTGGTCTACGAATAGCATTGGGTGAAACTGTGCGCTCGAGCACGCAAATCGCACAAAGGTTTGCGTAACTTATTAAAATTATCGTATCGCATATTCGGCTTAAGGCAGATTAAGATGTTTTGCCATATCCCACGCCTTGATTGAGCTATCTGCCCCCGCCGAATACAGGATTTTACCATCGCTGGAGAAGGTAACGTCTGTGGCTTTGCCTTTACCTGATGCGGAAGCGTGTGCGGCAATGATGTCCAATTTGCGGCATGAGGCTGTGGCATAGATGCGCACGAAGCCATCTGCATTAGCTGTAGCAAAGATATTGCCCTTTGGGCTGAAAGCAACCGATAAAATGGACATAGGTTCTGGCTCTGTAGCTCGAACCGTGCCGGTGCTGATGTGTGTAACTTTTGCAATGCGATCTTCACCAGCTGAAAGCACCCAGTCACGCGTTGCACTCATTGTCAGCAAGCGCTTGCGGTGCAGTCCGATATTCTTCAGTTGACCATCGCGCCAATTCCAAATCATCACTTGTTGATCATTTGTGAAAGCAATCTGACGATCATCTTCGGTGAAAACCGCAGAATAGATTGGGAAAGCAATACCCATTCGAGTGCGCAAAAGTTCGCCTGTTTCAGCGTCCCATACCTTTGCGGTTTTATCCCAGCCTGATGTAACGAGCAGTTTGCCATCGTGGCTAAATTGAACCGAGGTAATGACACTCTGGTGTGCTGGAAGTGTGCGTGTGAGAACAAGCGAACGGTCTTTGACTTCGAAGAAGTGAAGGTTGCCGCGCATCGTGCCAAGTACAAGTTGGTTGCCAAATGCTGCAAGTGAGACAGCCGTGCTATCGGCATAAAGCAACTGTACATCTTCCGGATGCTGAACCGACCAGCCTACAATACCACGATAACTTGCAACAGCAGCAAGCATCTTGCCGTCGTTTAGCAGGGCAATGGATTGTGTAACGGCATTAGCACGATAGACTTCATCAGCGAAAGTCAGCGTTGGAGTTTCAGCGGCAGGGGCGGGCTTACCAAATTCTTCGGGATTGACAAAGCGCCAGAAGAGTGAAATCACAGCCATAACAAACAGCAAGACGAAAATGAGCGGTCGAGCACGAGATGATGAGCCGAAACGCTGGTTCCAACTTTGAATGCTCTGCATATGCGAGACATATTCATTGTAAGTGGAGCCATCGTAACCGGCTTTGGCAGCAAAAGCAACTGCTTCAGCAAGATGCTGTTTGTAGAGTTCATCGTATTGACGGCGTTTTTCGGCATCGAGCAAGATGTTTTTAGCCTCATTCAAACGCTGAGCGCGCCGCTCGATTCTTTCGCGCTCACGCGCAGAGGCATTTTGAAACTTGTCAGGGTGTGTCTCTTTGATGAGTGTCTTGTAAGCGGCGCGGATTTCTTCTTCTGTCGCCTGCTGCGTCAGACCTAACTCCGCGTAGAGATCGACAAAATGATTGCGAACGCTCATAATCATTCTCCTTGAAAAACGCGTTACAAAATTACGAAACCGGCAGAGGCTTTAGAGAAAGTTCGTTTGGACTTTCTTCACCCCTTGCCCAAGCGTTAATGTTTTCAAAAGTTGTCTCAGCAATATTGCTAAGCGCTGTATCTGTCAGAAAGGCTTGATGGCTCGTAATGAGCACATTCGGAAATGAAAGAAGTTGCAAGAGAATTTCATCTTGCAGCACGGTGCTGGAGCGATCATAGAAAAAGACGCCTTTTTCTTCTTCGTAGACATCTAAGCCTAGGTAGCCAATTTTACCAGAGCGCAGTGCATTAAGTGCCGCCTCCGTTTTGATGAGCCCGCCACGACTGGTGTTAATGAGCATGACGCCGTTGCGCATTTTTGAAATGGTCTCTTCATTGATAATGTAGTGCGTCTGAGGCGTCAGCGGTGAGTGCAGGGTAATAATGTGGCTTTCACGGCAGAGTGTGTCAAGATCAACATAGTGCAAGCCATACTGCTCGGTAAGTGAAGGGTCAGGATAAGGATCGTAGCCAAGCAAATGGCATCCGAAACCGTGCAAAATTTTGGCAACGACAGCACCGATTTTACCTGTACCAATAATGCCAGCCGTTTTGCCATTCATGTCAAAGCCGACAAGTCCGGTGAGAGAAAAATTCGAATCACGCACGCGGTTATGCGCTCGAGTTAATTTGCGATTGAGTGCAAGCATCAGCGCCACGGTATGCTCGGCAACGGCATAGGGTGAGTAAGCAGGAACATTTGCTACACGAATGCCAAGTTCGCGCGCTTTCTCAAGATCAACGTGATTAAATCCTGCAGAGCGCAGTGCAATATACTTGATACCAAATGAAGCAAGTTTTTCTAAAATTGGTGCAGAACCATCGTCATTGACAAAGAGCGAAACGATGTCAGAGCCGCGTGCAAGTTCAACCGTCTCAGGGCTAAGTTGCAATTTCAAAAAGTTAAGTTCATACCGATTCTGGGCAGCTTTGATGAGAAATTCTCGCTCAAATGTATGTGAATCAAAGAATGTGATTTTCATAACTGCGTAACTTTATGGTGATTTAGTGTTCAATGCTGAAAGCAGGTGAGTAGGCAGATTCCAAAGCCGAATGGTACTATCTTCACCAGCTGAGTAAATTGTTTTTCCATCGTGCGAAAAGCGCGCCATGACGGCTTTGCCTAAGTGTGCATTCCAAGTATAGACAAGTTTGAAAGTCTCTGTATCGTACAGACGCAGTCGCCCATCGGAATTGCTCGTGAGCAGAAAGCGGTAATCAGGGCTATAAGTAAGAGAGGTAATTTGGCCAGATTCTTGACCGATATGTTTTGCAGCGCCTGTAGCTCGATGTGTTTGTCGAATTTCACCGCCTTCGCTTGCTGAGGCAATCCATTCAGGTGAGCAGCAGATATGCAAAATTTTATCACGATGCTGTGTCAGACGACGAACTGTGCCATTTTTCCACGACCATGTTCTAAGCCAGCGGTCATCAGCGAAAGCAATCAGATTGCCATCGGGGACATAAGCAACGGAGAAAATTTCTTTTCCACTTGGCACAAAAGAGCGTTCGAGGGCACCGCTTCGCCAATTCCAGACTTTAATGGTTTGATCGCCACTGCATGTAGCAAAGCGCACTGCATCGGGTGAAAAGGCAAGAGCATGAATCTGACGTTGATGTGCAGAGACAACATGCGGTGCATCTGATGAGTGAAGGTGTCCAAAGGCAAGTTGCGTGTTAGATGCAGCAAGAAAGCGATCGGCTTGAGCGGCAAGCATAGTTGCAGCAAAAGGTAGGTCATTTTTCCAAACGCGCTGAAGTGCAGGCAGTCGCCATGCTTCAAGGCGAGGAGAGTCGGCATAAAGCACGTAGAGCAAGGTATCTTTTTCAGAGAGAGCAAGTGCAATCGGTGGTGAAGCGATGCGAAGTTGCGCCAGCGGGGCAGAGAGTGCAGAGACCGGCTCAGCTTCAGCGATGCGCACAACCCCGCCTTTTGTCATTACCCCGCGCCAGACAAGACCAACAGAAGCAAACAAAATGTAAGCGAGCCCAATGCCAAAAAGAATAGTGCCAAGATTGACATTGTGCTTTGGTGCAAAACGACTGCGATCGTAACGCATGCGTCCAGTCGCACCTGATGCCGAAGTGTAAGATTGAGATGACGAGCGAGAAACACGCTGATAAAACTCGTCATACGCCTGTCGATGCGAAGGCGAAAGCAGCGTTTCTTTAGCACGGTTAAGTAAGCGGGCGGTTTCCTCTGCTTTTTCACGTGCTTTAGCAGAAAGGTCTATGAGTGTGTCGGGGTGAACGGTTTTGATGCGCTCAATGTAGGCACGGCGAATTTCTTCGTCTGTAGCCGTTGGTGAGACGCCCAGCGCCGCATAAAAATCCACGAAATCTTTTGGCGACATAATCTACTCCTTTCACAAACGGCAACGCTTAGCCGAATCACTGTTAAAGAAAATATACAAAAACAAATGCTCTGCTTAAGTGGCGCGCTAGGTAGGGAATATCTTTGGAGGCTCTATGCTAAGCAAAACAGAAACACTCTCAAATTGCAGACGCTAAATAGCAAACTAACTCTTTGCACCGTACTTTAATGCCGACGGTGTGGAGGAGACCTTCACGATGCAGTGCAGTTTTCTGCTCAGCAGAGCTGACATTAGGCAAGAGGCTTATCCCAAAAATGTTCGGAGAGATATTTCATCCCGCCATCGCAAAGAATAAAGACAATCACAGCAGATTGACCACGCTCAGAGAGATCTTTGGCTATGGTAAGCGACCCATAGACATTTGCAGCTGCAGAGATGCCAACAAAAAGCCCTTCCACTGCAGTCAAGCGCTTGGCAAATTCATAGGCTTTTTCGGTTGAGACCTCAATAAACGCATCGGGCACAGAAGGGTCATAGATTTTCGGTACCATCGCTGATTCCAAGTGCTTAATGCCTTCAATGCCATGCACAGCGACATCAGGTTGAACTGCAATGCATTGCACAGCAGGATTAAATTGCTTCAAGCGGCGTGAGGTACCAATAAAACTCCCGCTTGTGCCAATAGCAGCTACAAAATGCGTAATGCGCCCGCGTGTTTGTTCCCAAAGCTCAATACCAGTGCCGTGAAAATGTGCTTGCCAGTTGGCGTCGTTGCTATATTGGTCAGCATAAAAGTACTTGTTAGGATGTTCAGCGTAAAGTTCGCGTGCTTTGAGGATCGCCCCGTCAGATGATTCAGAAGCTGGCGTGTAGATGATTTCTGCACCATAGGCTTGCAAGATACGTTTGCGCTCCGGCGAAGCTGAAGCTGGCATGCAGAGCTGAACCTTGTAGCCCTTGACTGCACAAATCATGGCATATGCAATACCTGTATTGCCACTTGTGGCATCAAGCAAAATTTTGTCTTTCGTAAGCAACCCTTGCGCTTCTGCGGTTTCAATGATGTTTAGGGCAGGACGATCTTTGACGCTACCGCCCGGATTCATAAACTCACACTTGCCATAAAGCTCTACACGCTCGCTAATGCCCCATAGCGCAGGAAGTTTATGAAGACGCACAAGTGGAGTTTGACCGATGAGCGAAAGCACGCCCTGACGCTTTTGCGTTGTTGCAGAACTCTCGAGGGGAGCAAGCATATTGTTAGGCATTCAAGGCTCAAATGAAAAAGTTATAATGTCTTAGACAACTTAAA encodes:
- a CDS encoding hydroxyacid dehydrogenase, which encodes MKITFFDSHTFEREFLIKAAQNRYELNFLKLQLSPETVELARGSDIVSLFVNDDGSAPILEKLASFGIKYIALRSAGFNHVDLEKARELGIRVANVPAYSPYAVAEHTVALMLALNRKLTRAHNRVRDSNFSLTGLVGFDMNGKTAGIIGTGKIGAVVAKILHGFGCHLLGYDPYPDPSLTEQYGLHYVDLDTLCRESHIITLHSPLTPQTHYIINEETISKMRNGVMLINTSRGGLIKTEAALNALRSGKIGYLGLDVYEEEKGVFFYDRSSTVLQDEILLQLLSFPNVLITSHQAFLTDTALSNIAETTFENINAWARGEESPNELSLKPLPVS
- a CDS encoding cysteine synthase; the encoded protein is MPNNMLAPLESSATTQKRQGVLSLIGQTPLVRLHKLPALWGISERVELYGKCEFMNPGGSVKDRPALNIIETAEAQGLLTKDKILLDATSGNTGIAYAMICAVKGYKVQLCMPASASPERKRILQAYGAEIIYTPASESSDGAILKARELYAEHPNKYFYADQYSNDANWQAHFHGTGIELWEQTRGRITHFVAAIGTSGSFIGTSRRLKQFNPAVQCIAVQPDVAVHGIEGIKHLESAMVPKIYDPSVPDAFIEVSTEKAYEFAKRLTAVEGLFVGISAAANVYGSLTIAKDLSERGQSAVIVFILCDGGMKYLSEHFWDKPLA